TGTTGCAAAGCATCCGCCGCCCACAAGGTCTCACTCTTTTTCAAGTTTCCAGTCAGGAGCTTCGTCCATGGCCCCTCCGAGCGGCGAGAAGATCACCCTGAAGAACGGCAAGCTGTTCGTGCCCGACAACCCCATCGTCCCGTACATCGAGGGTGACGGCACCGGCCGCGACATCTGGCGCGCCTCGCAGGCCGTCTTCGATGCGGCGGTGGAGAAGGCGTACAAGGGCAAGAAGAAGATCGCCTGGTTCGAGGTGCTCGCCGGCGAGAAGGCCTTCAAGACGGTCAACAACTGGCTGCCCGACGAGACGGTCACCGCGTTCCGCGAGTACCTGGTGGGCATCAAGGGCCCGCTGACCACGCCCGTGGGCGGTGGCATCCGGTCGCTCAACGTGGCGCTGCGCCAGCTGCTGGACCTGTACGTGTGCCTGCGTCCCGTCCGCTACTTCAAGGGCGTGCCCAGCCCGGTGAAGACCCCCGAGAAGGTCGACATGACCATCTTCCGGGAGAACACCGAGGACATCTACGCCGGTATCGAGTTCGAGGCGGGCAGCGCCCAGGCGGCGAAGGTGCTCGAGTACCTCAAGAAGGAGTTCCCCAAGGACTTCGGCAAGATCCGCTTCCCGGAGAACGTGGGCATCGGCGTCAAGCCCGTGTCGAAGGAGGGCACCGAGCGGCTCGTGCGTGCCGCGATCGAGTACGCCATCGCGCACAAGCGCAAGAGCGTGACGATCGTCCACAAGGGCAACATCATGAAGTTCACCGAGGGCGCCTTCCGCAAGTGGGGCTACGAGCTGGCCGCCCGCGAGTTCGGTGACAAGGTCTACACCTGGGATCAGTGGGAGGCCACCAAGGCCGCCAAGAACGAGGACGCCGCCAACGCCGAGCAGAAGGCCGCCGTGTCCGCCGGGAAGATCATCATCAAGGACTCCATCGCGGACATCACCCTGCAGCAGGTGCTGACGCGTCCGGACGAGTTCGACGTCATCGCCACGCTCAACCTCAACGGTGACTACCTCTCCGACGCGCTGGCCGCGCAGGTGGGCGGCATCGGCATCGCGCCGGGCGGCAACATCAACTACGTCACCGGCCACGCCGTCTTCGAGGCCACCCACGGCACCGCGCCCAAGTAC
This is a stretch of genomic DNA from Archangium violaceum. It encodes these proteins:
- the icd gene encoding NADP-dependent isocitrate dehydrogenase, whose translation is MAPPSGEKITLKNGKLFVPDNPIVPYIEGDGTGRDIWRASQAVFDAAVEKAYKGKKKIAWFEVLAGEKAFKTVNNWLPDETVTAFREYLVGIKGPLTTPVGGGIRSLNVALRQLLDLYVCLRPVRYFKGVPSPVKTPEKVDMTIFRENTEDIYAGIEFEAGSAQAAKVLEYLKKEFPKDFGKIRFPENVGIGVKPVSKEGTERLVRAAIEYAIAHKRKSVTIVHKGNIMKFTEGAFRKWGYELAAREFGDKVYTWDQWEATKAAKNEDAANAEQKAAVSAGKIIIKDSIADITLQQVLTRPDEFDVIATLNLNGDYLSDALAAQVGGIGIAPGGNINYVTGHAVFEATHGTAPKYADLDKVNPGSVILSGEMMLRHMGWHEAAELIISGMDKAIANKTVTYDFARLMRQEGQGSVTEVKCSEFGQAIIKNM